TGGGCAAGCTCATCAGCCCAGCCTGGACCCAGGCTTGTCTGGGATCCATGCCACACACCCAGTCCCCACACCTGAACATAGCCAGGGAAGCCAGAGGGGTTATTCCTGGATTGTTTCCTCTTACCAGATGTCTTGTTAATCTTCTCAGAGGTACTTGGTTTTCCCGGGGGGCACGGCTGTTTCCCATCGTTCTGTGGGCCAGATGCTTCTGGCACTCCCTTCGAATCGTTGCCTTCCTCTGCTGGCTTCTTGAGCATGATCTTTGTAATGTGAAGGTCACAGATAAACAGTATCAGTCACATTTCTATAGTGCTTTAGAGCTTACAAAGCGTCTTCACACGCATTACCTTAATCAATGTTCTCAACAACGCTGGGAGAGTTACACTTACCTAAATAAGGAGAAACCTGGGAGGTTAGAAGGGAAAGGAATGGCCTAAATGAATGGGGTGGAATTCCAGGGCTAGAATGCTTATCTTTACACTCTTTCAAGACTGACATTTGTGCAAACAGCAGAAATCTCCATGTAATTGAGAGTGTGGTGTACAGAAGTTTTGTAGAATAGCATTCTAAGACTTCACAAGGTCTACAAAAGGAAGAGCTTCTATAAAATACAAGGGATCCCAATATAAGCTTGTAGACTGCTGCTGGGAGAGTAAATGTAAAGACATAGAGAGGGGACAAAACGCTGCTGGGAAAGATGATGTGGGGCAATGAATactgggaagagagagggaaagaaatggTTTGCTGAAATTAACCCAGACATCAAAGAAAGCAGTACCAGATATGGCATACCACCCTACCGAGGCACCAACATTGAATGTGGAATTCAGTGAGGTGGTACCCATACCAATTCTGCTTGCATTGGGATGTGTCACTGACCAACAATATTAAgctactcttttatttttgtgtttttgttttgttttgattttgtttttgttctggttTTTGAAACGGAGACTTGCTCCGTcgcctggctagagtgcagtggtgtgatttctgctcactgcaatctccccctcccccggttcaagtgattcccctgcctcagcctcccgagtagctgggactataggcaggcacTACCACGCCCcactaagttttgtgtttttagtagagataaggtttcaccatgtcggccgggatggtctcgatttcttgaccttgtgatctgcctgcctcggcctcccaaagtaaggCTCACGACTGgcattacagtcgtgagccaccgcgcccggcccttaagGTACTTTTTACGCAGCTTCCTCGCTTATGAAATAGTGAACAATACATGTAAAATAGGCTAAGGGAAAGTCCTCTCTGAGCTTGTAAACACTGTTTAaatgtagtaataataacaatatcttTCTGGATCCTTCTTTGAATTCGGTCTCCACACTGGCAACCCAACTCCCAGATCCCTTTACCCTCTAAACCAGAGTTGAATCTGCGCTTGTGGGGTCACTCATTCAGGGGCCTCCGAGGGATCCCCTGGACTGGGACTGGGGCTTCCCAGATGCCCCAGGTGCAGACAaggccctcaaggagctcacagtagGGAGGGGTCAACAGTCAAAGCGATTCCTAAGCCATGCAAGCGACCCCGGTAACAGAGCAGAGGCCAGCTGGTCCTTCCTGTTGCGAGAGTGGGTGTCTCAACAGAAGCTCTAGCAGGCCCTATGGGGTAAAGCCCTAGTGAGCAACATCTGAACTTCATAAACAAATGCAAACGTGAATGAGCTTTAAATGGCTTGGAGTTCTAGATTAGACTACCCCTGCCACTGCGCCTCAGGAAAATTCTTTAACATCTCTGTACCGGATAgcctcattttattattatgctgCTGATAACCATGATCTAAAACGTGGACTGTGATTCTTATTTCCATTGCATGGACCAGGAATCTGGAGCTCAGAGAACTTAGAAGATTTGCACCAAGTCACATGGCTTTTATATGGATGACAACTGAAGTGTGTGACTCATTATTATTTGGAGATAATAACAGAAACAACGTCATAGAGGTCTTCTTATGGATTAAATTAATTCATCCATGTGAACTGCTTAAAGTAGTATCTGGCATcactatgaaaacaaaagaagtatTAAGGATGACAGCTCTTAGTATTATCAAGCCGTCGATGCTAACATCAGGTGTTGTGATAGACATGGGGAGAAGGAGGCAATGAGGGCATTTTTGATATTCCCCCACTCTTACCTGTATTCACATGCGTGGAGAGACAAAGGTTCTCTGGTCCTTTAGATTTGAGAGATACTCACCTTTGGGAAGATTCTCTGGAACCTGCCGAAAGTCGTCTGAGGACGTTCAACTGAAAGAGAAGACATCAGAATTTTAATTTGTTGGGAAAGATTTCCAAACTCTAGAGAGACTTCTGTTGCATCAGGGCATTCTGCAGCAGAGGGTTATGAGTCCACTCATTGTTGAGGAGTTATTTGAGATTTGCTTCTGAATTACGTTTAGTAATGGTTGGTTCACTTATCTGTGGCATCAGTTCAGAATTTTCCATCTCATAGTTTATCAAATGGGGGTTAAACCCCATCACAGTCTCATCTTATTCCATTACGTATCTTTTACTTTCTCCCAGATAATTAAACTGATTTGTTGGGAAACTGAACTGTATCCACTCAAGATGTGCAACAACTAAAAATCACTGTACACTTCAAATGGGTGAAGTGTACATACCATAAGTACGTCAATTAAGCTGTTAAATGTGTGATGAACCGTGGATGATTTAGTCCAGTGgctctgaaatattttcagtataaaGACACTCCTTTAAAGTCAAAAGCTTGGCAGATACTCAAGCACTGGATTTTCAGATCTCTTGTAGTGATTGTGGGAGATTGTAGAATCTGGCCTGTTTGTTGGGAAGTAATAGGTCTATTGGAGACAGTTTGGACATTCTGACCTTGTCTTATGATTGTATTGTCAGAGCAGAAGAGCAAGTAAACACATGTGTCCCCTTTATATTCCTGAAATGCACAAAGCTCTCTACGCAAgaacctgtctttttttttcacacACTGTTATCTCCGCTCACTGACAAGTGGGAAAGCTCTCTGTGTTGGATGAGGGATCACTCTTTCAAACTCACTTCCAAGCTCATCACGGAGAATTGGGGTTGTTTGGGAATGAGAAGACTATTTggttttaataaaatacagagaaacagcGATCTTTATTATGTCATGGGTTCATCACCCTCTCTCTTAAGATATTTATCCAGTATCGATATGCTGTTAAAACTCTGGAAGTTTTTGGCGGATCTacacttttaacattttctttttgtttttcacttttaacattttcttaactGTCCTTTGATTCATTAACAGTGTTTAGCAAGAACAACaagtcctttaaaaaagaaatatttcaaacacacGGAAAAGCATGGGGAATAATATTGAGTTCAGTCGCATCTCAACATTACCCCATGACTATGTTAGgcctgatttatttattcagaatatTAGAAACACTATAaacgggctgggtgcagtagctcacacctgtgatcccagcactttgggaggctgaggcgggtggatcacctgaggtcaggagtttgagagcagcctggccaacatggtgaaaccctgtctctactaaaaatacaaaaattaggtgggcatggtggcgggcgcctgtaatcccatctactcaggaggctgaggcaggagaatcgcttgaacccaggaggcagaggttgtagtgggctgagactgcgccgctgcactccagcctgggcaacaagagcaaatctccagttcaaaacaaaaacaaaaacaaaacaaaacacactatCAACAAGTCACGGCTGAAGCTGTCTGTGCAGCACTCACCAATCCCTGCCCCCCTCCTTCTCCATTTACAGCCAGTCTCCTCAATTTGATGGCTTTTTATTCGCATTCATGTTTTCATGCATTTACCATTTACTTATTAtccataaaaatacatattcttgttTTGCATGTTTTAGAATTTTATGAATGGCCTCTGTAGTCAACTTTCTGTATGCAATTTTGTTTTCACTCAGCCCTGCTGTGTATGAGGGAACAAATGCCTGAGGATCTTTCCCAGGTAGCTGAGCTGAAGAGCAACTGGGCTTGAGGAGACCCTTTCTAGCCCCTTCCCATCTACTCACCCTGATTCCCGCAGTTACGGTCATTATCAGAATCATTCCCCTGGAAGTCTGTGGCCTGTTTATTACGCATGAAAGGTGGGAGGGTGACAttgaaacctagaaagaagcaaaATGTTTATTCCTTAAGGGACAAACTTAgacccggcacggtggctcatgtctgtcgtaccagcgctttgggaggctgaggcgggaggattgcttgaggccaggagttcaagaagagcctgggtaacatagagagactcccatatctacaaaatataaaataaaattagttgggcatggcggcatgtgcctgtagcctcagctactccaTAAGCTGGGCAGGatgaatgcttgagcccaggagttcgaggctgcattgagctatgattgcactattgcactctagcctaggtgactgattcaaagagagagagagagagagagagagagagagagagagagagagagagagagagagagagagaaagccgaAAGGAGCGAAAGGAGGAAGGTAGGGTGGGAGATGTGCTGTGATGCCACAGAGACAGTTGGGCTCATCAGACGCCTATGGGAGAGAAACGTGCAGGATCTAGGTACGAGCTCCACTGtggccagcccctgccctcagcccTGACAGGATACGGAAGAGCAGAACACCCAGAAGCTGCCTTGTGATTTTTTCCCTGcacaaaaggaaaatgtggggtacTTTCTGCAGCCTAAGAAGTAGCCTAGGCAGGAAAAGGGATGCTCATGTGTCCCCAGACTTGTCTGTTCCTAGAACTTTCTGTTACCTAGTTTAGTCATGGCCTCATACTTTCTCTTCACATGCACACAGCTGATTTTCTCCGAGTATTTCATCTTTTCCCACTCTTTCTTAGAGAAGTATTTGGCAATATCACCAAAGgcctaggaaaaaagaaagaaagaaattctggcaGTGACTCAGCTAGGCATGTCTGCCATTCAACTGGAGCCGCTTCCTGTGTGGTGGATCTGGGAAGTGGGGATGATAATCCGTCCTGGTTGATGCCATGGCTAACTGAGACAACATGGGAACCTTCCCCAGCTTCTCCCCTGCCGCACAGTAGGGCTTTAATACTGCTAGCTGGCTCTCTTCCCACCTTGCAGAATGGAGTGAGAGTCACCAAATGTAGTGCACGGCCACAGACTTGTCTCCAGGGATGCTAGGTGATGACAGAGCAAGGGTGGGAGGCTCCCAAGGGTCCAGATCTCCCCCGAGACCCTGCTCCTTGTCCCAAGTACCTCTGTCCTCCCCTCCTCAGAAACCTGGTCACCCTACTCTGTCCCCTGGACCACTGCTCTGTCCCCTCCAGGTCACCTCACCTTGCTTCTCCTCTCTGATGTTTTAGCATCATCCCTGGGTCTCTTTGCAAAGGCGTCGTCTCGATTCATGGCACCGGGAGCAGTCTGACCTGCAAGAGAAACAGCCTGAGTCTTTCCAGTCCTGTGGAGGGAGAAATCAGTGAAGGCCGGCCACACTCAGTCACCTGGAATCAGGTGTTGCATTTCTGCATCTGGGGCTTATCTGTCCGTGAGTAAAGACATGGGGAGAAGTCAGATGAAAATAGGGAGCCAGGGGTCTCTGGGAGAAGTATTGATTGGGGATGACAGGTTCTATGGGCATAGCAGCCTTGAGTCTTTGGGACGGGATTGGCTAATGTTGTTAGTAGTTTCCCTGGGGCCAGGCTTACCCTGAAAGATGTACAGACCCTTGTCGGGGAGGCAGGGACGTGACTGTGTGATTGTATCCAGTGGGGGCGTTCTGACACCCCCAGTCAATAAATAAAGGGAGGGAAGTGAGTCCCAGAGGTAACATGGTCTCTCTGGTGATGGATCTGATCAGGCAGAGGGATGGGGGGTTCTGTTCTGTTGAAGAGAAATGAGCATCGCTAATATGAAAGGATTTAGAGGCTATTACTGGGTTATTGGTAAATTATTAGAAGGAAGAGAGCTAGAATCTCAGAGACTACAAGAGCCCTCCATCACTTAGAGAGAATGGGGGGCATTTCAATTTGCAGCAAtcggccaggctcggtggctcatgcctgtaatcccagcattttgggaggccgaggtgtgcagatcacttgagcccaggaggtcaagaccagcctgggaaacacagcaaaacccccatctctacaaaaacaaacaaacaaacaaaaaagaaaaacacacagaaaattagctgggggtggtggcgcaggcctgtaacaTCTCAGCCCTTTGGcaggccaaggggggcggatgGCTTCAGTCCACAAGGTCGATACCAGCCTAGCCAACCTAGCgaaactctctactaaaaaaaaaaaaaaaaaaaaaaaaaaaaaaaaaaaaaaaaaattacataaaaaatattagtgggggcagggtggtgcatgcctgtagtcccaaggctgaggcaagaggctctctggagcccaggaggtcgaggccagcctggccaacatagcaaaaccccatttctaccaacaacaataacaacaaaataatagcatgggtgaggtggctcctgcctgtagtctGTAGTTccaaggccgaggtgggaggatcgcttgagcccaggaggtcaagaccagcccggccaatgtagtgaagccccgtctctactaaaaacaacaacaacaacaacaaaccagcaGGGGCagaatggcacacacctgtagtcctgaggccaaagtgggaggatcgcttgagcccaggatgttgaggccagcctggccaacatagtgaaacccggtttctactaaaaaaaaaaaaaaaaaaaaaaaaaaaaagcgtgggCAGGCTGGTGCCCTTCTGTAGTCCCgcggccgaggcagaaggattgcttaagcccaggcggtctaggccagcctggccaacacagcaaaaccgtctgaactaaaaaatgaaaaacaaaaaaatattagtgGGGGcgaggtggtgcgtgcctgtagtcccaaggccgaggcgggaggattacttgagcccaggcagtcgaggccagcctggccgacataacgaatccccgtctctattaaaatacaaaaatgaaaaaatatttctaggggtgggatggcacaggcctgtaggcgcgaggccgaggcgggaggctCCTCCATGATGATCGTCCTGAAAGGCATTAGTTGTCTTTCAGTCCTCAAGATTTTCGGAAGCCCAAGCACTTGAGGCCCCTGCGGAGGCTTCCTCCTTTTCTATCTGCCCCCATTGGCCCATCTGGGGTGTCCCTTCAAGAGAACCTACCTCAGAGACAAAGCAGTGGTGGCGAGGTCGGCAGCAGTTGGCGACAAAGTGTGGctggaggaggagaaaatatTCTGTGATGTCACTGCCCCAGGATGATGGACCAATCAGGGCAGTCAGTGAACTCCGTCTGGCCAATTAGAAGTCAGAACAGTAGGCGGGACAAGCCAAGCTGATGTGGGGTCTCTCAGCTCAGGCTCCAGGGACAGAACCTTCTCAAAGCGAGGGCAGAGACTCTGATTTTCCCGCCTAAAGCATCCCCTGGGATTGGCTACTCCAAGTTCAGAGTACGCATGCTCTGATTTTCTCTTTAGATTCTTTCAAAATCAGAGTACTCATGGGCTGCTTTTATCTTGCCATTTTTCCTATCTCCCCCACCATTCCCCGCGGTGCATTTGTTATCCAGTATTAATAAGCAGTGTATACGAAGCAGGTCGCCATCTCAAATCCTTCCTGTCAGTTTCTAACTTTTTCATGTATGGGATTTTTCCTAGGAACTCTGTAGTAACGTAAGAAACttgggccgggcgcaggggctcacccttgtaatcccagcactttgggaggccacagctggtggatcgcttgaacccgggaggcagaggttgcagtgagccacgatcacgcagtgcaccgcagcctgggcaacagagagatacCCTGTCTtttatctctacaataaaaataaataaataaaattagcgaggtagtgtgcctgtagtcccagttactcaggaggctgaggtaggaggattgcttgagcccaggagtacgaggttgcagtgagccatgatccggCCACTGTTGCctacctgggccacagagcaagatcttgtctaaacaaaaagaagacagagagagagagagggaaagaaacatTTCCATGAGCCAgtcccagtggctcacgcctgtaaacccaaaactttaaggggctgaggcaggagatagtaggatcacttgaggccaggagttccagaacaatctgggctacatagtgagacccccacctctataaaaaaaagtttttaaaaataaatttaaactaaaaaacacttctgtatttttttttctagaagaccAAAGAACCAGAAATATGTTTTACCTattgatattaataatatttgCAATAATAGTAGTAAAAAGAGTATGTAATTAGGGCCCACTGTGTTCTTCAGGGAGCTCATAAGTCAATTTCTCTAAGAAGTTTCCCCTACCCCCATCCCTGGTACCTCCAACACGTCCCCGTTCCTCTCTGGGCTTTCCGTCTACAGCCCTGATCTCTCTAAGATCCTCCCAAAATGACAGTGAGCTCTATTAAGGCAGGGACAGGGCAATGGCCCTTGAGCCCAGCACAAAGCCCTTTATGTGCATCTTCCCATTAATTTTCACAACTTTCTCTTAAGTTAAATACTATTATCATCCCCAGTGTGCAGATGttgagactgaggctcagagaataaAGCAGTCTGCTCGAGGTCACATAGTCAgtgggtgacagagctgggattcaccCCCAAGGTGAATGGAGTCCAAAGTCTGTGCTTTggatgtatgtatttttaatgtatacattaaaatgtatacaattttaaatgtatgtatttatttttaattaaagcaatttttttaagagatgggatcttgccgtGTTGTCCCCGCTGATCTGGAAgtaactcctagcctcaagcaattctcctgccttggcttcccaaaacactgggattataaGGGTGAACCaccccacgcccagcctcaaagtCTGTGCTTTTAATTACTCTTCTATATTGCCTCgactgtttgttgaatgaatgaatgtacctTACAACTGCAAAGGTTCTTTAACATAATTTACATCACTCCTTACAACCACCCCAAATTCcctctggctgctgtaacaaattaccacaaactttgtagcataaacaacataaatttattctctcacaagtctggaggccagaaatctgaaatcagtttcactgaGTTGAAATCAAGTTGTCAGCAGGGCTGTACTCTTCTagaggctctaggagagaatctgttccttgcctcttccagcttccggTGATTGCcagcatttcttggcttgtggcttgatatggtttggctctgtgtccccacccaaatctcatctcgaattgcaATCCCCACGGATTAAAAATCCCCATGGGAgcggttttccccatgctgttcttgtgacagtgagttctcaggagatctgatggttttataagcatctggcatttcccctgcttgcacttctgtctcctgccaccatgtgaagaaagtctttgcttcctcttcacctttggCCGTGATTGTTTCCTgaggccaaagaaagaaagaaaaatttcaatgaggccatgcagaactgtgagtcaactaaatctctttcctttataaattggccagtctcgggcagttctttatagcagtgtgagaacagactaatacatggcTGCATCACTCTAATCTCTATGTCCACGGTCATTGCCTTCATTTGTTTCGTTACTATAATggaataccacaaactgggtaatttataaaggagagacgTTTATTTGGTGTacagttcttgaggctgggagtccaagagcatggcgctggcatctggtgagggttgTGCCACAGTGGAAGGATGAAAGGTAAAAGCAAGTgcaggagacagacagagaaaatgtggctaaactcccttttataacaaacccagTCTCGTGATAACTAATCCACTCTTATGACAATGGCATTAATCACTTCCCGacagccccacctcttaatagtGTTACAATAGCAATTACATTTCAGCACAAGTTTTGgtggggacattcaaaccatggcaGTCATACTGccttcttctcttctgtctgtgTCAGATCTCCCTGTCTCAATCTGATAAGGACACTCATTATtacatttagggcccacccagataatccaggagaaTCTCCCCCATCTCAGGATCTTTaacataattactttttttttttttttttgagacggagtctcactctgtcacccaggctggagtgcagtggtgtgatctcggctcactgcaacctctgccccccgagttcaagcaattctctgcctcagcctcctgagtagctgggattacagacgcccaccaccatgcccagctaatttttgtatttttagtagagatggggtttcaccatcttggccaggctggtcttggactcctgacctcgtgacccacccgcctcggcctcccaaagtgctgggattacaggtgcgagccaccacacctgaccaacaTAATCACTTTTTTTGTTGTAAGTTAACACTCACGGGTTCCAGGGGTTACCATGTGGCTATCTTTTGGAGGGACATTGTTCAGTCTACCAGAGTTTGCCCTCTGGCCCCCGAGGATTCACATCTCtcccacatgcaaaatacatgcACCCCGTCCCCAAATCCTCAAATGTCTCAAACCGTACAACATTTGCTGAAGTCCGACATCTTATCCAAATAAGATCAGTTCAGAAGTACCAAGTCTCCTCATCTAAAACAGATATGGATGAGACTCTGGTTATGAAACATCCTGGGGCAAAATTCTCCTGCTGTGAATTCGTGACACTAGAAAACAAGTTATCTGTTCCAAAAATACAGTGGCGGGACAGGTGTAGGATAATAGTTACAGATGtttccatttcaaatgggagaaaatggaagaaaggaaggagtcgCTGCTTCCAACCATTTTGAAATCTAGCAGGACAAATTCCATTTGGCTTCAAGGACTCAGAAAAATCCTCTGTAGCTTGAAGCTCTCCCCTCTGGTCCCATAGCCCTCCTCTCAGAATGTATGTCATAGTGATTCACACCTTTAGACCAGCAGGTCCTTTGTGGATCTTTCCCAGGTAATATCATTTCTATTACCAGCTATGGCGGAGCATAGTGGAAGAGCTCCTTGAGTCGCGTGCCTAATCTCTTCAGCACTAGCAAACATGGCCCCATTCTTGACTTTCTCTCTAGAGCATACCTTCCTGACAGTGCCTCTCCTAATTTTAGTGTCTTTTGCAATCTTGATAGGCTGAGAATTTCCCTGGACTCTTTTTGCTTAAGAGTCCTTTCCTCAGTTTATGCCTTTCCTCTAACATTTTACTGGTACCTAGATTGGAGtccaatataaaaatgaaaaattatgggACTAAGACTGGGGGTGAGCAAATGATAGAGTCTCTAGACAAGTCGTTGAGGGTTTATGAGGGATGAGCTTTGGGAAGGCAGTCTTATATATGATCAGATTGGTTagtattgaaaataaattttttatcagtttttctaAAAATCGAACATTAGTGTCAAGGGTACACTGGAGCAGGACGAGTCTGCTCCTCTAGGTTTGAATTAGGTTTTCTTAATGTGTTgatctgtttttctttatcttttaaataatcagTGTAAGAAAACGGGGAATTTGTTTTAAGATAGTGTCTTAACTGcatttattaggtttttttttttttgtttctgagacaaaagcaaaacaaaacaaaaacaaaacatgttacaacctattctctctgaagcatAGTACCTGAAGGCTTTCTCTGCAAATAAGA
This genomic stretch from Chlorocebus sabaeus isolate Y175 chromosome X, mChlSab1.0.hap1, whole genome shotgun sequence harbors:
- the LOC140710785 gene encoding putative protein SSX6 isoform X1 — translated: MNRDDAFAKRPRDDAKTSERRSKHPWRQVCGRALHLVTLTPFCKVGREPASSIKALLCGRGEAGEGSHAFGDIAKYFSKKEWEKMKYSEKISCVHVKRKYEAMTKLGFNVTLPPFMRNKQATDFQGNDSDNDRNCGNQVERPQTTFGRFQRIFPKIMLKKPAEEGNDSKGVPEASGPQNDGKQPCPPGKPSTSEKINKTSGPKRGKHAWTHRLRERKQLVIYEEISDPEEDNE
- the LOC140710785 gene encoding putative protein SSX6 isoform X3, with translation MNRDDAFAKRPRDDAKTSERRSKAFGDIAKYFSKKEWEKMKYSEKISCVHVKRKYEAMTKLGFNVTLPPFMRNKQATDFQGNDSDNDRNCGNQVERPQTTFGRFQRIFPKIMLKKPAEEGNDSKGVPEASGPQNDGKQPCPPGKPSTSEKINKTSGNREAQEKEERQGRAHPWSSQTTHNIGPKRGKHAWTHRLRERKQLVIYEEISDPEEDNE
- the LOC140710785 gene encoding putative protein SSX6 isoform X5 — its product is MNRDDAFAKRPRDDAKTSERRSKAFGDIAKYFSKKEWEKMKYSEKISCVHVKRKYEAMTKLGFNVTLPPFMRNKQATDFQGNDSDNDRNCGNQVERPQTTFGRFQRIFPKDPKGGNMPGPTDCVRESSW
- the LOC140710785 gene encoding putative protein SSX6 isoform X4, yielding MNRDDAFAKRPRDDAKTSERRSKAFGDIAKYFSKKEWEKMKYSEKISCVHVKRKYEAMTKLGFNVTLPPFMRNKQATDFQGNDSDNDRNCGNQVERPQTTFGRFQRIFPKIMLKKPAEEGNDSKGVPEASGPQNDGKQPCPPGKPSTSEKINKTSGPKRGKHAWTHRLRERKQLVIYEEISDPEEDNE
- the LOC140710785 gene encoding putative protein SSX6 isoform X2, with amino-acid sequence MNRDDAFAKRPRDDAKTSERRSKAFGDIAKYFSKKEWEKMKYSEKISCVHVKRKYEAMTKLGFNVTLPPFMRNKQATDFQGNDSDNDRNCGNQVERPQTTFGRFQRIFPKIMLKKPAEEGNDSKGVPEASGPQNDGKQPCPPGKPSTSEKINKTSGNREAQEKEERQGRAHPWSSQTTHNIDRLRSSSSVGAVPSTPKAFTHNRMTIDPKGGNMPGPTDCVRESSW